The proteins below are encoded in one region of Fusobacterium sp.:
- a CDS encoding branched-chain amino acid aminotransferase translates to MKVRVEKAEHLKAKPDQNNLGFGKHFTDYMFVMDYDEGQGWHDARVVPFGPIAMSPASMVLHYAQETFEGLKAYRAPDNRILLFRPEMNAKRMINSNRRLCMAEIPEEMFVEAIETIVAHEKEWIPHLEGTSLYIRPFMFATEVAVGVHPAISYKFIIILSPVGNYYPEGVNPIKIYVEDEYVRATKGGTGFTKCGGNYASSIVAQEKARKLGYTQVLWLDGVERKYVEEVGTMNVMFKVNNEIYTAPIDGTVLPGVTRDSCITLLKEWGYKVHEEHFTIDFLMEAAREGKLEEAFGTGTAAVISPVGELNYKGEIAIINDFKTGELTQKLYDTLTNIQWGKTEDKFNWVYEVKR, encoded by the coding sequence ATGAAAGTAAGAGTAGAAAAAGCAGAACATTTAAAGGCAAAACCAGATCAAAATAATCTTGGATTTGGAAAACATTTTACTGATTATATGTTTGTTATGGATTATGATGAAGGACAAGGTTGGCATGATGCAAGGGTAGTCCCATTTGGACCAATTGCTATGAGTCCAGCCTCTATGGTTCTCCATTATGCACAGGAAACATTTGAGGGTTTAAAAGCATATCGAGCACCAGATAATCGTATTCTTTTATTCCGTCCAGAAATGAATGCGAAAAGAATGATAAATTCTAATAGAAGACTTTGTATGGCAGAGATTCCTGAAGAAATGTTTGTTGAAGCAATAGAAACTATTGTGGCTCATGAAAAGGAATGGATACCTCATTTAGAAGGAACATCTTTATATATTCGTCCTTTTATGTTTGCTACTGAAGTCGCTGTGGGAGTGCATCCTGCGATTTCATATAAGTTTATTATTATTCTTTCTCCAGTAGGGAATTATTATCCAGAAGGAGTAAATCCTATAAAAATATATGTAGAAGATGAATATGTTCGTGCAACAAAAGGAGGGACAGGATTTACAAAATGTGGAGGAAATTATGCTTCTAGTATTGTAGCTCAGGAAAAAGCAAGAAAACTTGGATATACTCAGGTGTTGTGGTTAGATGGAGTAGAAAGAAAATATGTAGAAGAAGTTGGAACTATGAATGTAATGTTTAAAGTAAATAATGAAATCTACACTGCTCCTATTGATGGAACAGTTCTTCCAGGAGTAACTCGTGATTCATGCATAACTCTTTTAAAAGAATGGGGATACAAAGTTCATGAAGAACATTTTACTATTGATTTTTTGATGGAAGCAGCAAGAGAAGGAAAATTAGAAGAAGCTTTTGGAACAGGAACAGCAGCTGTTATCTCCCCAGTAGGAGAATTAAATTATAAAGGAGAAATAGCTATAATTAATGATTTTAAAACTGGAGAACTTACTCAAAAACTTTATGATACACTGACAAATATTCAATGGGGAAAAACAGAGGATAAATTCAACTGGGTTTATGAAGTAAAAAGATAA